GTTGGCGTTGTTGTAACTATTATTTTAAGTATAAGTGAGGATGAATAGCCAATGGAGTCTTTAATACTATTATTAATTGGTGTATTAGTTGCTGTGGCGACGTACCTTATCCTCTCTAAACAATTATTACGTGTCATTTTAGGGACAGCAGTCCTTTCACATGCTGCACATTTACTGATTTTAACGATGGGTGGCCTTAAAAAAGGGGATGTGCCACTGATTGGGGAATCAGCAGGTCCTTATACAGATGCACTTCCACAAGCATTGATTTTAACAGCTATCGTCATTAGCTTTGCTGTGACAGCATTTGTGCTCGTTCTCGGCTATCGTGCTTATAAAACAAATGGCACTGGGGAATTTGATGAATTGAGAGGTACGCCTGATGAGTAATATAATCGTTTTACCATTAATCGTGCCGGTGATAACGGCTATTTTACTTGTGTTTTTAAGACAAAATATAATGATTCAACGTATTTTGAGTTTGTGTACTTTGGGCTTCGTTATATTCATTAGCGTTGTCCTTTTGCTAGAAGTTCAACAGCAAGGTGTAATGCGCATTGATTTTAGTGGCTGGCTACCACCATTCGGCATCCTATTTGTTGCAGACTCTTTTGCAGTATTACTTGTTTTAGTAGCGAATATTGTCGCAGCAATTTGTATAGTTTACGCTTTTTTTACAATTGGGGAACACTATGAAAAAATGTATTTCTATCCTTTTGTGCTCTTGATGGTAGCAGGTGTAAATGGTTCGTTTTTAACAGGAGATATTTTTAATCTGTTTGTATGCTTCGAAGTGATGCTGCTTGCCTCTTATGCTCTTATTAGCTTAGGTGGAGGGAAAGTTCAGCTACGAGAGGCTTTAAAATATGTACTTATTAATATTGTTGCATCATGGATTTTTTTAGTAGCATTAGCATTTTTATATGGAACTATCGGAACATTAAATATGGCTCATATTTCATTGCGGGTTACAGAAGCTGGAGCTGATCCACTTATTACTACAGTTGGACTTGTGTTTCTAATTGTTTTTAGCCTGAAAGCAGGATTACTTCTATTCTTTTGGTTGCCAGGTTCTTATAGTGTACCTCCAACTGCTATAGCTGCGCTTTTCGCTGCACTTTTAACTAAAGTCGGAATTTATGCCCTTGTTCGTACATTTACATTACTATTTACAACGAATACTGAGGTAACCCATACAATTCTCGGTATTATGGCTGGGCTAACAATACTTGCTGGTTGTATGGGTGCCCTTGCTGGAAGAGATGTGAGGACAATCGCTTCATATAATGTCCTAATTGGTGTTGGCTTTATTGTTGCTGGACTAGCTATCGGAACAGAGTCAGCACTGCAAGGTGTAACGTATTATTTAATGCATGATATGGTCGTCAAGGCGATGTTGTTTTTAGCGGTAGGGATGATGATATATGTAACAGGTGAAACACTTATTGATAATATGAGTGGACTTATTCGAAATTATCCCTTTTTTGGATGGCTGTTCTTTATTATGATGTGTTCAATTGCAGGAATTCCACCTTTAAGTGGATTTTTAGGCAAGGTTTTAATAGGACAAGGCGCGATTGAGGGAGGAAATTTTGTACTACTAGGGCTAGGATTTCTCTCTAGCTTAATTGTCCTCTATTCGTTACTGCGCATTTTTCTATCGTCCTTTTTTGGCGAAACGATCCTCAGTATTGAAGATGAAAAACCACTTCCAAAGCGAATCGTATTGCCTTTAACATTACTTTCTGTTTGCACAATTGCTTTAGGTATCGGAGCCGAGTCGATGGCGCCTTATGTGAAGGATGCGGCAGAAACGCTTCATACACCTTCTATTTATATTGATGC
This DNA window, taken from Lysinibacillus sp. FSL M8-0337, encodes the following:
- a CDS encoding Na(+)/H(+) antiporter subunit C; amino-acid sequence: MESLILLLIGVLVAVATYLILSKQLLRVILGTAVLSHAAHLLILTMGGLKKGDVPLIGESAGPYTDALPQALILTAIVISFAVTAFVLVLGYRAYKTNGTGEFDELRGTPDE
- a CDS encoding Na+/H+ antiporter subunit D → MSNIIVLPLIVPVITAILLVFLRQNIMIQRILSLCTLGFVIFISVVLLLEVQQQGVMRIDFSGWLPPFGILFVADSFAVLLVLVANIVAAICIVYAFFTIGEHYEKMYFYPFVLLMVAGVNGSFLTGDIFNLFVCFEVMLLASYALISLGGGKVQLREALKYVLINIVASWIFLVALAFLYGTIGTLNMAHISLRVTEAGADPLITTVGLVFLIVFSLKAGLLLFFWLPGSYSVPPTAIAALFAALLTKVGIYALVRTFTLLFTTNTEVTHTILGIMAGLTILAGCMGALAGRDVRTIASYNVLIGVGFIVAGLAIGTESALQGVTYYLMHDMVVKAMLFLAVGMMIYVTGETLIDNMSGLIRNYPFFGWLFFIMMCSIAGIPPLSGFLGKVLIGQGAIEGGNFVLLGLGFLSSLIVLYSLLRIFLSSFFGETILSIEDEKPLPKRIVLPLTLLSVCTIALGIGAESMAPYVKDAAETLHTPSIYIDAVLNGEKWQGEVNK